One window of Garciella nitratireducens DSM 15102 genomic DNA carries:
- a CDS encoding SDR family oxidoreductase, with product MKSPITHDFTDKVVVITGAAGVLCSYFSKEFAKAGAKVALLDLNQDKAQEYSDEIVKEGGNAKAYKCNVLELESIKTARDAIEKDFGSCDILINGAGGNNPRATTDNEYHEKNGLEEAKTFFDLDQSGIEFVFNLNFLGTLLPTQIFAKDMIDKEGANIINISSMNAFTPLTKIPAYSAAKAAISNFTQWLAVHFSHVGIRVNAIAPGFLVSKQNRTLLFNKDGSPTERTKKILNSTPMARFGEPEELIGALMFLADENAASFVNGVVLAIDGGFNAYSGV from the coding sequence ATGAAATCACCAATTACTCATGATTTTACAGATAAAGTAGTTGTTATAACAGGTGCAGCAGGAGTATTATGTTCTTACTTTTCAAAAGAATTTGCCAAGGCCGGAGCAAAGGTAGCACTACTTGATTTAAATCAAGATAAGGCCCAAGAATATTCCGATGAGATTGTAAAAGAAGGCGGAAATGCTAAAGCATATAAATGTAATGTATTAGAATTAGAAAGTATCAAAACTGCAAGAGATGCTATTGAAAAAGACTTTGGAAGCTGTGATATTTTAATCAATGGAGCTGGCGGAAATAATCCTAGAGCTACCACAGATAATGAATATCATGAAAAAAATGGTCTAGAGGAAGCAAAAACTTTTTTTGATTTGGATCAATCTGGGATTGAATTTGTATTTAATTTAAACTTTTTAGGGACGCTACTTCCTACTCAAATATTTGCAAAAGATATGATAGATAAAGAAGGAGCAAACATTATCAATATTTCTAGTATGAATGCTTTTACTCCTCTTACTAAAATTCCAGCTTACTCTGCAGCAAAAGCAGCTATCAGCAATTTTACGCAATGGTTAGCAGTGCATTTTTCCCACGTAGGAATTCGAGTCAATGCCATTGCTCCTGGATTTTTAGTAAGTAAACAAAATCGAACTTTGCTATTTAATAAAGATGGTTCTCCTACCGAGCGTACCAAGAAAATTTTAAATAGTACACCAATGGCACGTTTTGGAGAGCCAGAAGAATTAATCGGAGCACTGATGTTCTTAGCAGATGAAAATGCAGCAAGTTTTGTGAATGGAGTAGTTCTAGCCATTGATGGAGGATTTAATGCTTATTCAGGAGTTTAA
- a CDS encoding ClC family H(+)/Cl(-) exchange transporter, protein MENFRMIDNTKIFYTGKAILIGLLVGLIVSVFRLIIEKLLFYVKSFYLFFAAEPLWLIPWGILSIIIALLIGFLIKKDPNITGSGIPQVEGQLLGEIHCNWWSVLWKKFVGGILSIGSGLFLGREGPSIQLGASIGQGISEFFQGDKMEKKVLISSGASAGLAAAFNAPIAGLLFVLEEIHHNFSPLVLLTSLASAITANFISLNFFGLKPVLYLGEVPPFPVKKYGLLILLGIFLGFFGLLYSKVLLSLPKIYGKISFLPPYFYGIIPFLFIIPIGVFFPELLGGGSEIIFSLEKTSPTLMILTGLFILRFIFSMISYGGNLPGGIFLPILSLGAILGYIYGNMVIDITKIDAIYIRSFVMFSMAGYFTAIGKAPLTAMILVTEMVGSLNHLMPLAVVSFVSYIIVDLAGADPIYEALLENMIEKKSKILKGRSEIIEIPVGAESILDGKMIREINWPAEALITSIRRGSKQIIAHGDTVMHVGDCLIVLTDEGMVNQVRQQIKHMSKDYIRG, encoded by the coding sequence ATGGAAAATTTTCGTATGATAGATAATACCAAAATTTTTTATACTGGAAAAGCCATTCTCATTGGATTACTTGTGGGATTAATTGTGAGTGTCTTTCGATTAATTATTGAAAAACTATTATTTTATGTAAAATCTTTTTATCTCTTCTTTGCAGCGGAACCTCTATGGCTTATTCCTTGGGGAATCTTATCTATTATTATTGCCTTATTGATAGGATTTTTGATAAAAAAAGATCCTAATATTACCGGTAGTGGAATTCCTCAAGTAGAAGGACAATTATTAGGAGAAATTCATTGTAATTGGTGGTCTGTACTTTGGAAAAAATTTGTAGGAGGTATTTTATCTATTGGTTCTGGCCTATTTCTTGGAAGAGAAGGCCCTTCTATTCAATTAGGAGCAAGCATAGGACAAGGTATCAGCGAATTTTTTCAAGGAGATAAAATGGAAAAAAAAGTTTTAATTTCTAGTGGGGCAAGTGCTGGTCTTGCAGCAGCTTTTAATGCTCCTATTGCAGGATTATTATTTGTCCTAGAAGAAATACATCATAATTTTTCTCCTTTAGTTTTATTAACGTCTTTAGCCTCTGCAATAACAGCAAACTTTATATCTCTTAATTTCTTTGGACTAAAACCTGTTTTATATTTGGGAGAAGTTCCTCCTTTTCCTGTAAAAAAATATGGTCTGTTAATCTTATTAGGAATTTTTTTAGGCTTTTTTGGCCTTTTATATTCAAAAGTTCTATTATCATTACCTAAAATCTATGGAAAAATTTCTTTTCTTCCTCCTTATTTCTATGGGATTATCCCTTTTTTATTCATTATTCCAATAGGCGTATTCTTTCCAGAATTGTTAGGAGGAGGAAGTGAAATTATATTTTCTCTAGAAAAAACTTCTCCTACTCTTATGATATTAACCGGTTTATTTATTCTTCGATTTATTTTCTCGATGATTTCCTATGGTGGAAATTTACCAGGAGGTATTTTCTTACCTATTCTTTCTTTAGGAGCCATCCTTGGTTATATCTATGGAAATATGGTCATTGATATTACAAAGATAGATGCTATTTATATTAGAAGTTTTGTGATGTTTTCTATGGCTGGTTATTTTACTGCCATTGGAAAAGCTCCTTTGACTGCTATGATTTTAGTAACAGAAATGGTAGGTAGTTTAAATCATCTTATGCCACTGGCTGTTGTCTCGTTTGTTTCTTATATCATCGTAGATTTAGCTGGAGCAGACCCTATTTATGAAGCGCTGTTAGAAAATATGATAGAAAAAAAATCAAAAATCTTAAAAGGAAGATCTGAAATAATAGAGATTCCTGTTGGAGCAGAAAGTATTTTAGATGGAAAAATGATAAGAGAAATTAATTGGCCAGCTGAAGCATTAATTACCTCTATACGTCGTGGAAGCAAACAGATCATTGCTCATGGAGATACGGTAATGCACGTAGGAGATTGTTTAATTGTGCTAACCGATGAAGGCATGGTAAATCAAGTTCGTCAACAAATCAAACATATGAGTAAAGATTATATTAGGGGTTAA
- a CDS encoding PPC domain-containing DNA-binding protein: MEFRQFGNRFVLKLDKGEEILETLKQFCTEQNIKLGVVNGIGAVNKVTVGLFDPNTKKYHSSELTGLFEITNLSGNISTMKEETYLHLHINVADEKHHTYGGHLNAATISATGEIIIESINGEVDRQFSEEIGLNLFKF, from the coding sequence ATGGAATTTCGACAATTTGGAAATCGGTTTGTGCTTAAATTAGATAAAGGGGAAGAAATTTTAGAAACTTTAAAACAATTTTGTACCGAACAAAATATTAAACTAGGGGTGGTCAATGGAATTGGTGCAGTAAATAAAGTAACTGTTGGATTATTTGACCCCAATACTAAGAAATATCATTCTTCTGAATTAACAGGACTCTTTGAGATCACTAATCTTTCAGGAAATATTTCTACTATGAAAGAAGAAACCTATTTACATCTACATATTAATGTAGCTGATGAAAAGCATCATACCTACGGAGGGCATCTAAATGCAGCTACCATTAGTGCTACTGGAGAAATTATAATAGAATCTATCAATGGTGAAGTGGATAGACAATTTAGTGAAGAAATTGGTTTAAATCTCTTTAAATTTTAA
- a CDS encoding CdaR family transcriptional regulator, translated as MSNNIYISEKYLENILYDMKEIVEQDLIFMNPKGEIIACTDPDRLGTVHYGGKKVAKTGKDLVIYSDTEFKGAKKGINMPVRLNNTIIGVIGITGNSNEVEKYVKIIKRLTEILVKEGYNKDLEKNEIEKDRIIMDSLLFNDMELEESHVIKYENLFNIRDNIPRRIIVATIAGHEKKRILNKDKVYRLFRMLLKREQTVISLSGNNIIIMVENMSNNEINQMIDNIKTEVRRQTNLHLKFGIGDVQTELVHLKKSYMKASDALKWSILVTKKEVTYYDDMDIEILLNNIPIRYIYEYISKILGDLEPSEYREYTKIIELYEKYNGSIKKISEELFIHKNTLQYKINKLFKITGYDMRKLHDFTVLRTAFILKKFYKMNNDYILHRTEN; from the coding sequence ATGTCAAATAATATTTATATTTCAGAAAAATATTTGGAAAATATTTTATATGATATGAAGGAAATTGTAGAACAGGATCTAATTTTTATGAATCCCAAGGGAGAAATTATTGCTTGTACTGATCCTGATCGTTTAGGGACTGTTCATTACGGGGGCAAAAAAGTTGCAAAAACAGGGAAAGACTTAGTGATTTATAGTGATACAGAATTTAAGGGAGCCAAAAAGGGAATTAATATGCCAGTAAGATTGAATAATACTATTATAGGAGTTATTGGAATTACTGGGAATAGTAATGAAGTAGAAAAATATGTAAAAATTATTAAACGATTAACAGAAATATTAGTTAAAGAAGGCTATAATAAAGATTTGGAAAAAAATGAAATAGAAAAGGATCGTATTATTATGGATTCTCTATTATTTAATGATATGGAGCTAGAAGAAAGCCATGTAATTAAATATGAAAATTTATTTAATATTAGAGACAATATTCCAAGAAGAATTATTGTAGCAACCATTGCAGGACATGAAAAGAAAAGAATTTTGAATAAAGATAAGGTTTATCGGTTATTTCGAATGCTATTAAAAAGGGAACAAACGGTTATTTCTTTATCCGGGAACAATATTATTATAATGGTAGAAAATATGAGTAACAATGAAATAAATCAGATGATTGATAATATTAAAACGGAAGTAAGGAGACAAACAAATCTTCATTTAAAATTTGGAATAGGAGATGTGCAAACGGAATTGGTGCATCTTAAAAAATCTTATATGAAAGCCAGTGATGCTTTAAAATGGTCTATTTTAGTAACTAAAAAAGAAGTTACTTATTACGATGATATGGACATTGAAATTCTTCTCAACAATATTCCTATAAGATATATTTATGAATATATTAGCAAAATCTTAGGAGATTTGGAGCCATCAGAATATAGAGAATATACTAAAATTATAGAACTTTATGAAAAATATAATGGTTCTATTAAAAAGATCTCAGAAGAATTATTTATTCATAAAAATACACTTCAATATAAAATTAACAAACTTTTTAAAATAACAGGATATGATATGCGTAAACTCCATGATTTTACAGTCCTTCGCACTGCTTTTATTTTGAAAAAATTTTACAAAATGAACAACGATTACATATTACATAGAACAGAAAATTGA
- a CDS encoding electron transfer flavoprotein subunit beta/FixA family protein: MNITVCIKQVPSTSEVEIDEKTGNLKRDGVDSKINPYDLFALEEGVRIKEKNQAIVNAITMGPNQAEEILKEAYCLGVDNGYLISDRKCAGADVLATAKAISEGIKKVGKFDLIICGKQTTDGDTAQVGAEIAEFLGIPHANNVLQIKEIKEDSIVVDVDLPTMVQTIEIQLPCLISVDKDINQPRLPSYKLKKATKDKKIISFTVDDFEDSDESKYGMNGSATQVVRIFPPQSNDETETWEGNGNELADKIAHKILELKII, from the coding sequence ATGAATATTACAGTATGTATTAAACAAGTTCCTAGCACTTCAGAAGTAGAAATTGATGAGAAGACAGGTAACTTAAAGCGAGATGGAGTAGATTCTAAAATTAATCCTTATGATCTATTTGCTTTGGAAGAGGGCGTTAGAATAAAAGAAAAAAATCAAGCAATTGTGAATGCGATTACCATGGGTCCTAATCAAGCAGAGGAAATTTTAAAAGAAGCTTATTGTCTGGGAGTAGATAATGGATATTTAATTAGTGATAGAAAATGTGCAGGAGCAGATGTATTAGCAACAGCTAAGGCAATCTCTGAGGGAATAAAAAAAGTAGGAAAGTTTGATTTAATTATTTGTGGAAAACAAACCACAGATGGAGATACAGCTCAAGTAGGAGCAGAGATTGCTGAATTTTTAGGAATTCCCCATGCGAATAATGTACTACAAATTAAAGAAATCAAAGAGGATTCTATTGTAGTAGATGTTGATTTGCCTACTATGGTTCAAACCATTGAAATTCAACTTCCGTGTCTTATTTCTGTAGATAAAGACATTAACCAACCTAGACTACCTTCCTATAAATTAAAGAAAGCGACTAAAGATAAAAAAATTATTTCTTTTACTGTAGATGATTTTGAAGATTCTGATGAATCAAAATATGGAATGAATGGTTCTGCAACTCAAGTAGTTCGGATATTTCCACCTCAATCTAATGATGAAACCGAAACTTGGGAGGGAAATGGAAATGAACTTGCAGATAAGATTGCTCACAAAATTTTAGAACTCAAAATAATATAG
- a CDS encoding electron transfer flavoprotein subunit alpha/FixB family protein translates to MAKIEIIQNQKIEPHEAQEILKICPFGAIEWKDGKLDINSGCKMCKLCTKQKPQYFQFVEDEVKKEIDKSLWKGVVVYVEHTYGDIHPVTFELLGKARELADKIGHEVIALFAGYQIQEKAEELLHYGADKVFVYDEEALKDFRIEPYTAVFEDFINKQKPSVVLVGGTTIGRSLAPRVAARFKTGLTADCTSLEIEENTDLSQIRPAFGGNIMAHIKTPNSRPQFATVRYKIFSSLERAEEAKGEIIPCQIDRERLKSNIKVLDIKEKEKAKYIEDAEVLVVAGRGVQKEEDLAMIEELANLLGGMVASTRPLIEAGWTDPKVQIGLSGRTVKPKLIITCGVSGSVQFRAGMQNSETIIAINTDPNAPIFDVANYSVIGDIYEIVPKLIDQLRQKKIEEVPAI, encoded by the coding sequence ATGGCAAAAATAGAGATTATACAAAATCAAAAGATAGAACCCCATGAGGCACAAGAGATCTTAAAAATTTGTCCTTTTGGCGCAATTGAATGGAAAGATGGAAAACTAGACATTAATTCTGGTTGTAAAATGTGTAAACTTTGTACTAAACAAAAACCTCAATATTTTCAATTTGTAGAAGATGAGGTAAAAAAAGAAATTGATAAATCTCTTTGGAAGGGAGTAGTCGTATATGTAGAACACACTTATGGAGATATTCATCCTGTTACTTTTGAATTATTAGGAAAAGCAAGAGAATTAGCAGATAAGATTGGTCATGAGGTAATAGCATTATTTGCAGGATATCAAATACAAGAAAAAGCAGAAGAATTATTACATTATGGAGCAGATAAGGTGTTTGTTTATGATGAGGAAGCATTAAAAGATTTTCGAATTGAGCCTTATACAGCAGTATTTGAAGATTTTATCAATAAACAAAAGCCATCTGTAGTATTAGTAGGGGGTACTACGATTGGTAGAAGTTTAGCTCCTAGAGTAGCTGCTCGATTTAAAACAGGATTGACAGCAGATTGTACTAGTTTAGAAATCGAAGAGAATACCGACTTATCACAAATTAGACCTGCTTTTGGAGGGAATATTATGGCACATATAAAAACCCCAAATAGTAGACCACAATTTGCCACTGTACGTTATAAGATATTCTCAAGTTTAGAGAGAGCTGAAGAGGCAAAGGGAGAAATTATTCCCTGTCAAATTGATCGCGAACGTTTAAAATCTAATATAAAGGTTTTAGATATTAAAGAAAAGGAAAAAGCAAAATATATTGAAGATGCAGAAGTATTAGTAGTAGCTGGTCGAGGAGTGCAAAAAGAAGAAGATTTAGCTATGATTGAAGAATTAGCAAATTTATTAGGGGGAATGGTCGCTAGTACAAGACCTTTGATTGAAGCAGGATGGACAGATCCTAAAGTACAGATTGGACTTTCAGGAAGAACAGTAAAGCCTAAATTGATTATTACTTGTGGAGTGAGCGGTTCTGTTCAATTTAGAGCAGGAATGCAAAATTCTGAAACTATTATTGCCATTAATACGGATCCTAATGCACCTATTTTTGATGTTGCAAATTATTCTGTGATTGGTGATATTTACGAAATAGTACCTAAACTTATTGATCAATTAAGACAGAAAAAAATAGAGGAAGTTCCAGCTATTTAA
- a CDS encoding FAD-binding oxidoreductase, with amino-acid sequence MKYKKMDAQDIQYLRSIVGEDYIFVGEENIHDDYSGDELAGIERYPEVLIYVKSTDEIAKVLKYANENHIPVTTRGQGTGLVGGAVALCGGIMLSTEKMNRILELDEENLTVTVEPGVLLMDLTAFVESHDLFYPPDPGEKSASIGGNISTNAGGMRAVKYGVTRDYVRGMEFVLPNGQVMNFGGKIVKNSSGYSLKDLIVGSEGTLGVVSKLILKLLPLPKNKLSLLVPFQDLSTAIQTVPEIIKSKNIPTAIEFMQGEVILAAEEFLGKKFPDNSSDAYLLLQFDGNSKEELEAAYEKVADICLECGALDVLIADTDERHDSIWSARGAFLEAIKASTSHMDECDVVVPRNKVSEFVIYTHKLQEQYNMRISSFGHAGDGNLHIYLLKDQMDQKTWNEKAGEVFEKMYQKAFEMGGAVSGEHGIGFAKIPYLEEEFGKEGMELFRRIKLAFDPNEIMNPGKLGSNYKVNLYAC; translated from the coding sequence ATGAAATATAAAAAAATGGATGCCCAAGATATTCAATATCTCAGATCTATAGTAGGAGAAGATTATATTTTTGTTGGAGAAGAAAATATTCATGATGATTATAGTGGAGATGAACTAGCAGGAATTGAAAGATATCCAGAAGTTCTTATTTATGTAAAAAGTACAGATGAGATTGCAAAGGTATTAAAGTATGCAAATGAAAATCATATTCCTGTTACTACAAGAGGACAAGGAACAGGATTGGTGGGTGGAGCTGTTGCTTTATGTGGTGGAATTATGCTTAGTACGGAAAAGATGAATCGAATTTTAGAATTAGATGAAGAAAATCTTACTGTAACAGTAGAGCCTGGGGTATTATTGATGGACTTAACAGCCTTTGTAGAATCTCATGATCTTTTTTATCCACCAGATCCAGGGGAAAAAAGTGCTTCAATAGGAGGAAACATTTCTACCAATGCCGGTGGTATGAGAGCCGTAAAATATGGAGTAACGAGAGATTATGTAAGAGGAATGGAATTTGTTTTACCTAATGGGCAGGTAATGAATTTTGGTGGAAAAATTGTAAAAAATAGTTCTGGGTATAGTTTAAAAGATCTTATAGTTGGATCGGAAGGTACCTTAGGAGTAGTAAGTAAGTTGATTCTTAAATTATTACCTCTTCCTAAGAATAAACTTAGCTTATTAGTGCCTTTTCAAGATCTTTCTACAGCCATTCAAACGGTACCTGAAATCATAAAATCTAAAAATATTCCAACCGCAATAGAATTTATGCAAGGAGAAGTAATTCTTGCGGCAGAAGAGTTTTTAGGGAAAAAATTTCCAGATAATTCTTCTGATGCCTACTTATTACTACAATTTGATGGAAATTCTAAAGAAGAATTAGAAGCAGCTTATGAAAAAGTTGCAGATATTTGCCTTGAGTGTGGAGCGTTAGACGTACTTATTGCTGATACGGATGAAAGGCATGACTCCATTTGGTCTGCTAGAGGAGCCTTCTTAGAAGCCATTAAAGCATCTACTAGTCATATGGATGAGTGTGATGTAGTGGTTCCCAGAAATAAAGTATCAGAGTTTGTTATTTATACTCATAAATTACAAGAACAATATAATATGAGAATTAGTAGCTTTGGTCATGCTGGAGATGGAAATCTTCATATTTATCTTTTGAAAGATCAAATGGATCAAAAAACTTGGAATGAAAAAGCAGGGGAAGTATTTGAAAAAATGTATCAGAAAGCTTTTGAAATGGGAGGGGCAGTATCAGGAGAACATGGAATTGGATTTGCTAAAATCCCTTATTTAGAAGAAGAATTTGGAAAAGAAGGGATGGAATTATTTCGAAGAATTAAGCTCGCTTTTGATCCTAATGAGATTATGAATCCAGGTAAATTAGGTTCTAATTATAAAGTAAATTTATATGCTTGTTAA
- a CDS encoding L-lactate permease — MWEPIGDALSNMFFSTVLALIPILCILICLGFLKIKAYKATLLSLALAFLLAVTVWKMPIVYAGQAVIEGILTAVWPIIWVIIASIFTYNITVKTGGMSIINKTLSNISPDRRIQVLILAFAFGGFLEAAAGFGTAVAIPASLLAGIGFHPIFAAVICLIANTVPVAFGGIGIPVITLAQVTGLSLSELSTFVSYQLIVFILVLPFVLVVVLTKSFKTLKDVFGICLVSGISFALLQTIVAVYLGPELAAIAGSLASLVCMIIYVKIRPIKNIWLFPQERDSQEIAVAQNDIKGIDGKQQLVAWSPYIALFILIMSVNLIPQLKFLHNMASEIQFYFGPDGKPVSFQWITTPGTLMLISAIIGGLVQGEKGKRVKDLIQTFIATIKQLVPTILVVSSIVAMAKLMGYSGMTSIIAVFLASIAGKAYPFISPLIGALGTFVTGSDTSANILFGALQKQTAMEIGANPTWIAAANTVGASAGKMISPQSIAIAASATGLVGKEGKILNATIPYCIGYTILLGIEILVISLVL, encoded by the coding sequence ATGTGGGAGCCTATAGGAGATGCTCTATCCAATATGTTTTTTTCTACTGTTTTGGCACTGATACCTATTCTATGTATATTGATTTGCTTAGGTTTTTTAAAAATAAAGGCTTATAAAGCAACACTTCTATCTTTAGCTCTAGCGTTTTTATTAGCTGTAACAGTTTGGAAAATGCCTATTGTTTATGCAGGGCAAGCCGTAATAGAGGGAATTTTAACAGCGGTTTGGCCTATTATATGGGTAATTATCGCCTCTATTTTTACTTATAACATCACAGTAAAAACGGGTGGTATGAGTATTATCAATAAAACCCTTTCTAATATATCACCGGATAGAAGAATTCAAGTTTTAATTTTAGCTTTTGCATTTGGTGGATTTTTAGAAGCCGCAGCTGGATTTGGGACTGCAGTAGCAATCCCAGCAAGTTTATTAGCAGGAATTGGTTTTCATCCAATCTTTGCCGCTGTAATTTGTCTGATTGCAAATACTGTACCTGTAGCATTTGGAGGAATAGGGATTCCGGTAATTACTCTTGCACAGGTAACTGGCTTATCATTAAGTGAATTATCTACTTTTGTATCCTATCAATTAATTGTATTTATCCTTGTTTTACCTTTTGTACTTGTTGTTGTTTTAACTAAATCTTTTAAAACTTTAAAAGACGTTTTTGGTATATGTTTGGTGAGTGGTATTTCTTTTGCATTATTACAAACTATTGTTGCTGTGTATTTAGGACCAGAATTAGCAGCGATTGCAGGATCTTTAGCTTCTTTAGTTTGTATGATCATTTATGTAAAAATACGTCCTATTAAAAATATATGGCTTTTTCCACAAGAAAGAGATTCTCAAGAAATTGCTGTGGCTCAAAATGATATAAAAGGTATAGATGGAAAACAACAATTGGTAGCATGGTCTCCTTATATTGCACTATTTATATTAATTATGTCAGTGAACTTAATTCCTCAATTAAAATTTTTGCATAATATGGCTTCAGAAATCCAATTTTATTTTGGACCTGATGGAAAACCTGTAAGTTTTCAATGGATTACTACTCCAGGAACCTTAATGCTTATTTCAGCTATTATAGGGGGATTGGTGCAAGGAGAAAAAGGGAAGAGAGTGAAGGATTTAATTCAAACATTTATTGCTACTATTAAACAATTAGTTCCTACCATCTTAGTAGTATCTAGTATTGTTGCAATGGCTAAGCTTATGGGATATAGTGGGATGACTTCTATTATTGCTGTTTTTTTAGCAAGTATTGCAGGAAAGGCATATCCTTTTATATCTCCTCTTATTGGTGCTCTTGGAACCTTTGTTACGGGTAGTGATACTTCTGCAAATATTTTATTTGGTGCATTACAAAAACAAACAGCTATGGAAATTGGGGCTAATCCTACATGGATTGCAGCAGCGAATACTGTTGGAGCTTCAGCAGGAAAAATGATTTCTCCACAGAGTATTGCAATTGCTGCTTCAGCTACAGGGCTGGTTGGAAAAGAAGGAAAGATTTTAAATGCTACAATTCCCTATTGTATAGGATATACCATTTTGTTAGGAATTGAAATTTTAGTAATAAGTTTAGTTTTATAA
- the larA gene encoding nickel-dependent lactate racemase, translating into MATISIPYSRKFITAEIPDENLEGILESEAHDFKTNKDQESIVREALKNPMDCPPLTELVKGKKNIVLITSDHTRPVPSKITIPILLEEIRKGNPEAQITILIATGFHRPTTKEEMIDKFGEEIVKKEKIINHDCRQKEQIVKVGILPSGGELWLNKLAVEADLLIGEGFIEPHFFAGFSGGRKSILPGIAGENTVLANHCSKFIASEHSRTGVLKDNPIHKDMLFAAQAAKLSFILNVVIDSQKKIIYAVAGDSRTAHEEGCKFVENLASVKAKPADIVITSNGGYPLDQNIYQSVKSMTAAEASSKEDSIIIVVSACNDGHGGEGFYQTFKNAFSAQQVMDQIMKTPMEETIPDQWESQILARILIHHEVIFVTDQCDPQIIKDMHMNHANTLQEALSMAKKKKGENATITVIPDGVSVIVQK; encoded by the coding sequence ATGGCAACTATTTCAATTCCTTATTCAAGGAAGTTTATTACTGCCGAGATTCCTGATGAAAATTTAGAGGGAATTTTAGAATCTGAGGCTCATGATTTTAAAACCAATAAAGATCAAGAAAGTATAGTAAGAGAGGCTTTAAAAAATCCTATGGATTGTCCACCTTTAACAGAATTAGTAAAAGGAAAGAAAAATATTGTTTTAATTACCAGCGATCATACAAGACCAGTACCTAGTAAGATTACGATTCCTATTTTATTAGAGGAAATTCGCAAAGGAAATCCAGAAGCACAAATTACTATTTTAATTGCTACTGGATTTCATAGACCTACTACCAAGGAAGAAATGATAGACAAATTTGGAGAAGAGATTGTAAAAAAGGAAAAAATAATCAATCATGATTGTAGGCAAAAGGAGCAAATAGTGAAGGTAGGAATCCTTCCTTCTGGAGGGGAACTATGGCTTAATAAACTTGCTGTAGAGGCAGATTTATTGATTGGAGAAGGATTTATAGAACCTCATTTCTTTGCAGGTTTTTCTGGAGGGAGAAAAAGTATATTACCAGGAATTGCAGGGGAAAATACAGTTCTAGCCAATCACTGTTCAAAGTTTATTGCTAGTGAACATTCTCGTACAGGAGTTCTTAAAGATAATCCTATCCATAAGGATATGTTATTTGCAGCTCAGGCAGCAAAGCTTTCTTTTATTTTAAATGTTGTTATTGATAGTCAGAAGAAAATCATCTATGCAGTAGCAGGAGATAGTAGAACCGCTCATGAAGAAGGATGTAAATTTGTAGAGAATTTAGCTAGTGTAAAAGCAAAACCTGCAGATATTGTAATTACATCCAATGGGGGATATCCTTTAGATCAGAATATTTATCAATCTGTTAAGAGTATGACAGCAGCAGAGGCATCTTCTAAGGAAGATTCTATTATTATTGTAGTATCTGCTTGTAATGATGGCCATGGTGGAGAAGGATTTTATCAAACTTTTAAAAATGCTTTTAGTGCTCAACAAGTAATGGATCAAATTATGAAAACGCCAATGGAAGAAACCATTCCTGATCAATGGGAATCTCAAATTTTAGCTCGGATATTAATACATCATGAAGTAATCTTTGTTACAGATCAATGTGATCCACAGATTATCAAAGATATGCATATGAACCATGCGAATACTCTTCAAGAAGCTCTATCTATGGCAAAAAAGAAAAAAGGAGAAAATGCTACAATTACAGTAATTCCAGATGGAGTATCGGTAATTGTACAAAAATAA